One genomic segment of Novisyntrophococcus fermenticellae includes these proteins:
- a CDS encoding DUF6145 family protein, giving the protein MYSDNVVLCVSNAYEQKYYFNPDFQALPQSIQDELHVMCVMYTVEIGGIFQLYFDVDGNLEMTTEALDADAMYDDIGGALRIKQLQQEKRELFESLEMFYKVFFLGEDLEGEES; this is encoded by the coding sequence ATGTATTCTGATAATGTAGTTTTGTGTGTGTCCAATGCATACGAGCAGAAGTATTATTTCAATCCGGATTTTCAGGCTTTGCCTCAATCCATACAGGATGAACTGCATGTGATGTGTGTCATGTATACGGTTGAAATTGGTGGGATATTCCAACTCTACTTTGATGTGGACGGGAATCTGGAAATGACTACAGAGGCATTGGATGCGGATGCCATGTATGACGATATCGGAGGAGCACTCCGGATTAAACAGCTGCAGCAGGAAAAGCGTGAGTTGTTTGAAAGTCTCGAGATGTTTTATAAGGTGTTTTTTTTGGGAGAGGATCTGGAAGGAGAAGAATCGTGA
- a CDS encoding biotin--[acetyl-CoA-carboxylase] ligase: MKIDICFRKEVDSTNDWAKQMAGEGAPEGTLALADSQILGRGRRGRSWKSPAGDNLYMSLILRPEIPPEKASGLTLVMGLSAAQGITDVLELPVKIKWPNDLVIEEKKFCGILTEMNADRQKIRFVVVGIGINVNNSAFSGELQGRATSLKLEKGTVIDKDVILEAVMAAFEKNYKIFLKTQDLSGLVEEYNRILVNRSRPVRVLNPVNAFEGVAQGINTSGELLVERADGSVTAVYAGEVSVRGASSYV, encoded by the coding sequence ATGAAGATTGATATCTGTTTTCGAAAAGAAGTGGATTCTACGAATGACTGGGCAAAGCAGATGGCTGGAGAGGGAGCCCCTGAGGGCACCCTCGCTTTAGCTGATTCCCAGATTCTGGGTCGTGGCCGCCGTGGCCGTAGCTGGAAATCCCCTGCAGGTGACAACCTGTATATGTCTCTGATACTCCGTCCGGAGATTCCCCCTGAAAAGGCCTCCGGACTGACTCTGGTTATGGGACTTTCGGCTGCCCAGGGGATTACAGATGTCCTGGAACTTCCGGTAAAGATAAAGTGGCCCAACGATCTGGTGATTGAAGAGAAGAAATTTTGCGGAATCCTGACAGAGATGAATGCAGACCGCCAGAAAATCCGCTTTGTAGTGGTCGGAATCGGCATAAATGTGAACAACTCTGCATTTTCCGGGGAGCTGCAGGGCAGAGCCACTTCATTGAAACTGGAAAAAGGCACTGTCATTGATAAAGATGTGATATTGGAAGCAGTTATGGCTGCATTTGAAAAAAATTACAAAATTTTTCTGAAAACGCAAGATTTAAGCGGACTGGTGGAAGAATATAACCGGATACTTGTGAACCGCAGCCGTCCTGTAAGAGTCCTGAATCCTGTGAATGCTTTTGAAGGGGTGGCACAGGGAATTAATACATCCGGTGAACTTCTGGTGGAAAGAGCGGATGGCAGTGTGACAGCGGTTTACGCGGGGGAGGTTTCCGTTCGTGGAGCATCTTCCTATGTATAG
- the argF gene encoding ornithine carbamoyltransferase, giving the protein MNLKGRSFLTLKDFTQEEIKYLLDLSAQLKEKKKRNIAVDTLRGKNVALIFEKTSTRTRCAFEVAAHDLGMGTTYLDPSGSQIGKKESIKDTARVLGRMYEGIEYRGFGQEIVEELSKYAGVPVWNGLTNEYHPTQMLADLLTIQEQFGHLEGIRLVYMGDARYNMGNSLMVACSKMGMHFVACAPEKYFPNQELVSQCEVWAEESGGTITLTENVTAAATGADVIYTDVWVSMGEPDEVWDERIRELTPYKVTGKVMELAKPKAIFLHCLPAFHDLKTKIGKEIYEKYGVEDMEVTDEVFESPQSKVFDEAENRMHTIKAVMAATLGA; this is encoded by the coding sequence ATGAATTTAAAAGGTCGCAGCTTTTTAACATTAAAAGATTTCACTCAGGAGGAAATCAAGTATTTACTGGACCTGTCGGCACAGCTGAAAGAAAAGAAAAAAAGAAATATTGCAGTTGATACACTGCGGGGAAAGAACGTGGCACTTATTTTTGAAAAAACAAGTACCAGAACCCGCTGTGCATTCGAAGTTGCGGCTCATGATCTGGGCATGGGTACGACTTATCTGGATCCTTCAGGCTCTCAGATTGGGAAAAAAGAAAGTATCAAGGACACTGCAAGGGTGCTTGGCAGGATGTATGAAGGTATTGAATATCGTGGATTCGGACAGGAAATTGTGGAGGAGCTTTCCAAATATGCAGGTGTTCCGGTGTGGAATGGACTGACGAATGAATATCACCCCACCCAGATGCTGGCGGATCTTCTGACCATACAGGAGCAGTTCGGACATCTGGAAGGCATAAGGCTGGTCTATATGGGCGATGCCCGTTACAATATGGGAAATTCCCTGATGGTTGCCTGCTCCAAGATGGGTATGCATTTTGTGGCATGCGCACCGGAGAAATATTTCCCGAACCAGGAGCTGGTAAGTCAGTGTGAGGTATGGGCAGAAGAAAGCGGCGGTACGATTACGCTGACAGAGAACGTGACAGCAGCGGCAACCGGAGCAGATGTTATCTATACGGATGTCTGGGTTTCTATGGGAGAGCCTGACGAAGTATGGGACGAGCGCATTAGAGAGCTGACTCCGTATAAAGTTACCGGGAAGGTGATGGAGCTTGCAAAACCGAAAGCAATTTTCCTGCACTGCCTGCCGGCTTTTCATGACTTGAAGACAAAAATCGGAAAAGAAATATATGAAAAGTATGGCGTAGAGGATATGGAGGTCACCGATGAAGTGTTTGAATCTCCGCAATCCAAGGTGTTTGATGAAGCAGAGAATCGTATGCATACCATCAAGGCCGTAATGGCAGCTACACTTGGAGCCTGA
- a CDS encoding SPFH domain-containing protein has product MGWLIFIMFLAIILWVLASCIKIVPQAKAYVIEMLGAYKGTWGTGLHFKVPFFEHIAKKVNLKEQVVDFPPQPVITKDNVTMRIDTVIFFQITDPKLFAYGVENPIMAIENLSATTLRNIIGEMELDETLTSREIINTKMRAALDIATDPWGIKVNRVELKNIMPPAAIQEAMEKQMKAERERRESILIAEGEKRSTVLVAEGKKESAILDAEANKQAAILKAEAEKEKRIREAEGEAEAILKVQQANADGIRMLKEAGADEAVLTLKSLDALGRMAEGQATKIVIPSDLQGMASLATTLKEVVSEKK; this is encoded by the coding sequence ATGGGTTGGTTGATATTTATTATGTTTCTCGCCATAATCCTTTGGGTTCTGGCATCCTGTATTAAAATCGTACCGCAGGCTAAGGCATATGTTATAGAGATGCTTGGTGCGTACAAAGGTACATGGGGAACCGGTCTTCATTTTAAAGTTCCGTTTTTTGAGCATATAGCCAAGAAAGTCAATCTGAAAGAGCAGGTTGTGGATTTTCCTCCTCAGCCGGTTATCACGAAGGATAATGTTACCATGCGTATTGATACCGTCATATTCTTTCAGATTACAGATCCTAAGCTGTTTGCATACGGGGTGGAAAATCCGATTATGGCAATTGAAAACCTGTCGGCTACCACACTGCGTAATATTATCGGCGAGATGGAGCTGGATGAAACGCTGACTTCCCGTGAGATTATTAATACCAAGATGAGAGCGGCTCTGGATATTGCAACAGATCCATGGGGAATCAAAGTAAACCGTGTGGAGTTGAAGAATATCATGCCTCCGGCCGCCATTCAGGAAGCCATGGAGAAGCAGATGAAGGCAGAACGTGAAAGACGGGAATCTATTCTGATTGCGGAAGGTGAGAAAAGGTCTACCGTCCTGGTTGCCGAAGGTAAAAAGGAATCCGCTATTTTGGATGCAGAAGCCAATAAGCAGGCTGCAATTCTAAAGGCTGAGGCGGAGAAAGAAAAGCGTATCCGTGAGGCCGAAGGTGAGGCAGAGGCTATCTTAAAGGTTCAGCAGGCAAATGCCGACGGTATTCGTATGCTGAAGGAGGCAGGAGCCGACGAGGCAGTTCTGACACTGAAAAGTCTGGATGCCCTGGGACGTATGGCTGAAGGCCAGGCCACCAAGATTGTGATTCCATCAGATCTTCAGGGAATGGCAAGCCTTGCTACAACACTGAAAGAAGTAGTCAGCGAAAAGAAATAA
- a CDS encoding NfeD family protein, with the protein MNFVNNPMIWLILLVVMLAIEVVTLGLSTIWFAGGALIAFLAALLGANIYIQVILFLVISIVLLVSTRPIAVRYLNGKTTATNVDSLIGSHAIVTSEINNLLGKGEAEVNGVPWSARSEQDDLVIEAGKVVEVVKIHGVKVVVREVKGE; encoded by the coding sequence ATGAATTTTGTAAACAACCCGATGATATGGCTGATTTTGCTGGTTGTCATGCTGGCAATTGAGGTTGTGACACTGGGGCTGTCCACAATCTGGTTTGCGGGTGGAGCGCTGATTGCCTTCTTAGCGGCATTGCTGGGTGCGAATATTTACATACAGGTCATCCTATTCCTTGTAATATCCATTGTACTTTTGGTATCTACAAGGCCAATAGCGGTCCGGTATCTGAATGGAAAGACTACAGCCACCAATGTAGACAGTCTGATTGGTTCCCATGCAATTGTCACGTCAGAGATTAACAATCTGCTTGGAAAAGGAGAGGCGGAGGTGAATGGTGTACCATGGTCCGCCCGCTCGGAACAGGATGATTTGGTTATTGAAGCAGGAAAGGTTGTAGAAGTTGTAAAGATTCATGGAGTAAAAGTTGTAGTCAGAGAGGTGAAAGGGGAATAA
- a CDS encoding ABC transporter ATP-binding protein has translation MQLEAKNISFGYAKNKKILDNLSICIPSGERTALIGPSGCGKSTLAKILAGYIKPDRGEVLFEGNPLPAKAYCPVQLIYQHPEKSINPRWKMRRTLNEAWKPEEEFVKKIGIEPEWMNRYPAELSGGEMQRFSIARALGPKTRFILADEITTMLDVITQAQIWDLMLSVVRERNLGLLVITHSEELAKQICNHIVYFEDLMK, from the coding sequence ATGCAACTTGAAGCAAAAAATATATCGTTCGGATATGCAAAGAATAAAAAAATCCTTGATAACCTTTCCATTTGTATACCTTCCGGTGAAAGAACCGCATTAATCGGGCCTTCCGGATGTGGAAAGAGCACGTTGGCAAAAATTCTGGCAGGATATATAAAACCCGATCGTGGAGAGGTGCTGTTCGAAGGGAACCCCTTACCTGCGAAAGCATACTGTCCCGTTCAGCTGATTTATCAGCATCCGGAGAAATCTATTAATCCCAGATGGAAAATGCGTCGTACGTTAAACGAGGCATGGAAACCGGAGGAGGAGTTTGTTAAAAAGATAGGAATCGAACCGGAGTGGATGAATCGCTATCCTGCAGAACTATCCGGAGGAGAAATGCAGCGGTTCAGTATAGCAAGAGCATTAGGCCCGAAAACCCGGTTTATTCTTGCGGATGAAATTACGACTATGCTGGATGTGATTACGCAGGCACAGATATGGGATTTAATGCTGTCAGTTGTCAGGGAAAGAAATTTAGGTCTGTTAGTAATAACCCATAGTGAAGAACTGGCAAAACAGATTTGCAATCATATTGTTTATTTTGAAGATTTAATGAAATAA
- a CDS encoding ATP-binding cassette domain-containing protein: MKENRVILDVQNLSVKFKRYDKGFNQKDLEVISDLNVTVKEGEILAIAGSSGSGKSLLAHAILGILPKNAAVSGKMFYYDKLLDAKYQNRLRGKEIALVPQSVEYLDPLMKVGSQVMGTSNSKEEMRDVFRRYDLSEAVEEMYPFQLSGGMARRVLIATAVIGDSKLIIADEPTPGLSYKMAAETMQHFRDLADEGRGVILITHDIDLAFHVADKVAVFYAGTTVEIASAADFLSGESALRHPYSKALWRALPQNGFKIASGTQPYAGTITSGCLYAPRCIYRTDACNGGKIGMRELREGEVCCINAT; the protein is encoded by the coding sequence ATGAAAGAAAACAGAGTGATTCTGGATGTACAAAATCTTTCCGTAAAATTTAAAAGATATGATAAAGGTTTTAATCAGAAGGACTTAGAGGTTATTTCTGATTTAAATGTGACGGTAAAGGAAGGGGAGATCCTTGCCATTGCCGGTTCCAGCGGATCCGGTAAAAGTCTGCTGGCCCATGCCATATTAGGGATACTTCCTAAAAATGCCGCTGTTTCAGGGAAGATGTTTTATTATGATAAATTGTTGGATGCAAAATATCAGAACAGGCTTCGGGGGAAAGAAATCGCTTTGGTACCCCAATCAGTGGAATACCTGGATCCGCTGATGAAGGTGGGCAGCCAGGTTATGGGGACTTCGAATTCAAAAGAAGAGATGCGTGATGTTTTTAGAAGGTATGATTTATCGGAAGCGGTGGAAGAAATGTATCCTTTTCAGCTTTCGGGCGGGATGGCAAGAAGAGTACTGATTGCCACTGCCGTAATCGGGGATTCAAAATTAATTATTGCTGATGAACCGACACCGGGGCTGAGTTATAAAATGGCAGCTGAGACCATGCAGCATTTCCGCGATCTTGCAGATGAAGGCAGAGGGGTGATTCTGATTACTCACGATATAGATCTGGCATTTCATGTAGCAGATAAGGTAGCGGTATTTTATGCGGGAACCACAGTGGAGATCGCTTCCGCTGCAGACTTTCTGTCAGGGGAATCCGCTCTTCGCCATCCATACAGCAAAGCACTGTGGCGGGCTCTTCCCCAGAATGGTTTTAAGATAGCTTCCGGTACACAGCCTTATGCCGGAACAATTACCTCCGGATGTCTCTATGCTCCCCGGTGCATCTACAGAACAGATGCCTGTAATGGAGGAAAGATAGGAATGAGAGAGTTAAGAGAAGGTGAGGTGTGCTGTATCAATGCAACTTGA
- a CDS encoding ABC transporter permease has product MKLTINRRKQTLILIGMIAFFLILITAAGLLMDPAAYDPDYAAKKLPPSFKHLFGTDYLGRDMFFRTVKGLSTSILIGTLAAGVSACLALILGLLSATAGGIVDKIISYFVDLFMGIPHMVLLMLISFMMGKGLKGVIIGVALTHWPNLTRVIRGEVLQVRGMQYVKTSEKFGKSWFHIASGHILPHVLPQFIVGLILLFPHAILHEAGVTFLGFGLSVDTPAIGIILSEALKHIATGMWWLVFFPGVSLIAVVMLFDKLGSQIKQLMDPGTAQD; this is encoded by the coding sequence ATGAAGTTAACGATTAATAGAAGAAAGCAGACGTTAATCCTGATTGGAATGATTGCTTTTTTCTTAATACTGATAACAGCTGCGGGATTGCTGATGGATCCGGCCGCTTATGATCCGGACTATGCTGCTAAAAAACTCCCGCCCTCTTTCAAGCATCTGTTTGGTACAGATTATTTGGGAAGAGATATGTTTTTCAGAACGGTGAAAGGCCTTTCCACCAGTATCTTAATCGGAACTCTGGCTGCAGGAGTAAGTGCATGCCTGGCTCTGATATTAGGACTTTTATCAGCTACTGCAGGGGGAATCGTTGATAAGATCATCAGCTATTTTGTTGATCTTTTTATGGGAATTCCTCATATGGTACTTTTAATGCTGATTTCTTTCATGATGGGGAAGGGACTAAAAGGAGTAATCATTGGAGTCGCTCTGACCCACTGGCCCAACCTGACACGAGTAATACGTGGGGAGGTGCTGCAGGTCAGAGGGATGCAGTATGTAAAAACTTCTGAGAAATTCGGAAAAAGCTGGTTTCATATTGCTTCCGGACATATTCTGCCCCATGTACTTCCTCAGTTTATTGTAGGCCTGATATTGTTGTTTCCACATGCAATTCTGCATGAAGCAGGAGTCACATTTTTGGGGTTTGGACTGTCGGTGGATACTCCGGCGATTGGCATAATCCTCTCTGAAGCACTGAAACATATTGCCACAGGTATGTGGTGGCTGGTATTCTTTCCAGGTGTATCGCTGATTGCAGTGGTTATGCTGTTTGACAAACTGGGAAGTCAGATAAAACAGCTGATGGATCCGGGGACTGCACAGGATTAG